A DNA window from Halostella litorea contains the following coding sequences:
- a CDS encoding GTP-binding protein has translation MSEDKPHQNLAIIGHVDHGKSTLVGRLLYETGSVPEHVIEQH, from the coding sequence ATGAGCGAAGACAAACCGCACCAGAACCTGGCCATCATCGGCCACGTCGACCACGGCAAGAGCACACTCGTAGGGCGACTCCTCTACGAGACGGGGAGCGTTCCCGAGCACGTCATCGAGCAGCAC
- a CDS encoding DUF7344 domain-containing protein yields the protein MNHRPEAPTRGGDQETLSTVLGDLRYRRVLATLVNRSSPVPLQELTSHLTERESDGESTEIPGSDRHSIRIDLTHRILPKLEAAECIDRQSDGVIAADPLPTNSLGMSLPDLREPEHPLWEPISVLLSHPRRQELAECLVAAPGRISLGTLTTILTKRRLGPRPTSYNAKRTLRITLHHRDLPQLAAVDLVEYDQSAQRISPNPRLSNVVDTTGIDPQINQ from the coding sequence ATGAATCACCGACCCGAAGCGCCGACGAGAGGGGGTGACCAGGAGACGTTATCCACGGTACTAGGTGATTTGCGGTATCGACGCGTGCTCGCGACTCTCGTCAACCGATCGAGTCCCGTCCCACTCCAGGAACTCACCAGCCACCTCACGGAACGGGAGTCCGACGGTGAATCAACGGAAATTCCGGGCTCGGACCGTCACTCGATCCGGATAGACCTCACCCACCGGATATTGCCGAAATTGGAGGCGGCCGAATGTATCGACCGGCAGTCCGATGGGGTCATCGCCGCTGACCCCTTACCGACTAATTCGCTGGGAATGTCGCTCCCGGACTTACGAGAGCCCGAGCATCCCCTCTGGGAGCCGATCAGCGTTCTCCTCAGCCATCCCCGTCGGCAGGAGTTAGCGGAATGCCTCGTGGCCGCTCCGGGCAGAATCAGCCTGGGGACTCTCACTACCATACTTACGAAGCGACGATTAGGCCCGCGACCCACGTCCTACAACGCAAAACGAACCCTTCGCATTACGCTGCATCATCGTGACCTTCCACAGTTAGCCGCTGTCGATCTGGTCGAATACGACCAGTCGGCACAGCGGATCTCCCCGAACCCACGTCTCTCGAATGTCGTCGATACGACCGGAATAGATCCGCAGATCAACCAGTAA
- a CDS encoding bacterio-opsin activator domain-containing protein: MASGSRRDIYAETLAVFDERDDQYEPLTTPEVAQTLDAERRTIHKRLEKLAERGRLETKKAGSGSRVWWRNSADASSQGDHDQETQPRSETESQADDTSDGHRLAVEPADGSTGENHSRWQSQTLESLIDGLGIVSESGEYLYVNQAHADVYGYDDPDVFLGEHWKMCYSDEEYSRFQDEIIPALSEDGAWRGEATGKKQDGTTFPQEISLMASESGGIICVVRDITDRKENERQLREAREFNEELVENAPFGMFRLDEELRITYENPRAEEIIGLPDEKESSAAIGLDISELPPIVETGQSDLFKSLKHSETIEFSFPFESIYGKEAYFTGRAVPVHRDGEFDGAILMATDISERRQYERDLERQREQLAALDELNNVVRGITTAVIEQSTRTEIEQVVCDRLADSGSYRFAWVGSLDSAHDLETRVWSGCAGENDDVPPVRTLAESTEQGPVRKAIDTKRMQVIQNARQELSSGALRDHASQFDYSSLAIIPILHQGVLYGVLGVGSERPDAFAEAEREVIGQLSDVIGHAIAAVDHKRALISEEVIELELQIPDLFDTEDVPPTAGTITIERMTPLGGNEYLMYGRLPEGAIPVLEGLSERLQGWKDLQTFYETDGVVRFEQHLSAAPLTSAIADHRGNFKQGRIENGAFSATIQLPPGIDVRSVIGRVQETYPAGRLVRQQQVTRSAPSLQDLVNLLTDDLTERQRVAIEAGYFGGFFNSPRHRTGGEIADSLNIDASTYHQHVRKAQSKLLEVIFEEL; this comes from the coding sequence ATGGCCTCCGGATCGCGGCGGGATATCTACGCCGAAACCTTGGCCGTCTTCGACGAACGCGACGACCAGTACGAACCGCTCACGACCCCGGAAGTGGCTCAAACTCTCGACGCGGAGCGTCGAACTATTCACAAACGACTGGAAAAACTGGCCGAACGGGGCCGACTCGAAACGAAAAAGGCCGGGTCCGGGTCCCGGGTTTGGTGGCGAAACTCCGCTGATGCGAGTTCCCAAGGCGATCACGATCAGGAGACTCAGCCGAGGTCGGAGACGGAGAGCCAAGCGGATGATACCTCAGATGGCCATCGTTTAGCGGTTGAACCAGCCGACGGATCGACGGGGGAAAATCACTCTCGGTGGCAGTCACAGACGCTGGAGTCGCTGATCGATGGCCTGGGCATCGTCAGCGAATCCGGGGAGTACCTCTACGTGAACCAGGCCCACGCGGACGTGTACGGCTATGACGACCCGGATGTGTTTCTCGGGGAACACTGGAAGATGTGTTACTCGGACGAGGAGTACTCACGGTTCCAAGACGAGATCATTCCGGCGCTTTCCGAAGACGGCGCTTGGCGCGGTGAAGCCACCGGGAAGAAACAGGACGGCACGACGTTTCCCCAGGAGATATCGCTGATGGCCTCCGAATCCGGTGGCATCATCTGTGTCGTCCGTGACATCACGGACCGCAAGGAGAACGAACGACAGCTCCGTGAGGCGCGTGAATTCAACGAGGAACTGGTCGAAAACGCCCCGTTCGGGATGTTTCGCCTTGACGAAGAGCTTCGAATCACCTACGAGAACCCGCGGGCTGAGGAGATAATCGGTCTCCCTGATGAGAAGGAATCGTCGGCCGCGATCGGTCTGGACATCAGCGAACTCCCGCCGATCGTCGAGACGGGGCAGTCGGATCTCTTCAAGAGCCTCAAGCATAGCGAAACGATCGAGTTTTCGTTCCCGTTCGAATCGATCTACGGAAAGGAGGCCTACTTCACCGGGCGTGCGGTCCCAGTGCACCGGGACGGCGAGTTCGACGGCGCCATTCTAATGGCAACGGACATCTCCGAGCGCCGGCAGTACGAGCGGGACCTGGAACGGCAACGTGAGCAACTCGCCGCGCTCGACGAATTGAACAACGTCGTACGTGGTATCACCACGGCGGTCATCGAGCAATCCACCCGTACGGAGATCGAGCAAGTGGTCTGTGACCGATTGGCCGACTCCGGTTCGTATCGATTCGCCTGGGTCGGGTCGCTCGATTCGGCCCACGATCTGGAAACGCGAGTGTGGTCGGGGTGCGCTGGCGAAAACGACGACGTCCCGCCCGTACGGACGCTGGCCGAGTCTACTGAGCAAGGCCCTGTTCGGAAAGCCATCGACACCAAGCGGATGCAGGTCATCCAGAACGCCCGACAGGAGCTGAGTTCCGGCGCGTTACGGGACCATGCGAGCCAGTTCGATTACAGTTCACTCGCGATCATCCCGATCCTCCATCAGGGCGTGCTCTATGGGGTTCTCGGTGTGGGTTCGGAACGGCCGGATGCCTTTGCCGAGGCGGAGCGGGAAGTCATCGGCCAACTCAGCGACGTCATCGGCCACGCGATCGCTGCGGTAGACCACAAACGGGCACTCATCAGCGAGGAAGTTATCGAACTCGAACTACAGATCCCGGACCTGTTCGACACGGAGGACGTCCCACCAACGGCAGGCACCATCACCATCGAGCGGATGACGCCACTGGGCGGAAACGAGTATCTGATGTATGGACGACTCCCCGAAGGCGCCATACCGGTTCTCGAAGGGCTAAGTGAACGGCTCCAGGGCTGGAAGGACCTTCAGACGTTCTATGAGACGGACGGTGTAGTTCGGTTCGAACAGCACCTCTCGGCTGCCCCACTCACTTCGGCTATCGCGGACCACAGAGGCAACTTCAAGCAGGGACGAATCGAGAACGGAGCCTTCAGCGCGACGATCCAGTTACCACCGGGGATAGATGTCCGGTCGGTCATCGGGAGAGTGCAGGAGACGTACCCCGCCGGCAGGCTCGTGCGACAACAGCAGGTGACTCGGTCGGCCCCTTCGCTACAGGATCTGGTCAATCTACTCACCGACGACCTCACTGAACGCCAGCGAGTCGCCATCGAAGCAGGATACTTTGGAGGGTTTTTCAACAGCCCCCGGCATCGAACCGGCGGGGAGATAGCCGACTCACTAAATATCGATGCCTCCACGTATCACCAGCACGTCCGGAAGGCCCAAAGCAAGCTTCTCGAAGTGATATTTGAGGAACTCTGA
- a CDS encoding DsrE/DsrF/DrsH-like family protein, with amino-acid sequence MSADTPDAAADEVPSRAELAARVDELEDALDAATGGDDTRKVSIIATKGTLDMAYPPLILASTAAAFGYEVTVFHTFWGLDILHEERSKDLKLSSVGNPNVPVPNAVAALPGMDRVTTKMMERRIADNDTASVEELVETSLEMGVEFQACQMTIDLLDYDEGDFYDGVTTGVGAATALRDMADADIQLLV; translated from the coding sequence ATGAGCGCCGACACACCCGACGCGGCGGCCGACGAGGTGCCCTCCCGAGCGGAACTGGCCGCACGCGTCGACGAACTCGAGGACGCGCTCGACGCAGCCACCGGCGGGGACGACACGAGGAAGGTGAGCATCATCGCGACGAAGGGAACCCTCGACATGGCGTATCCCCCGCTGATCCTCGCCAGCACCGCCGCCGCGTTCGGCTACGAGGTGACCGTCTTCCACACGTTCTGGGGGCTGGATATCCTCCACGAGGAGCGCTCGAAGGACCTCAAGCTGAGTTCCGTCGGCAACCCCAACGTGCCGGTGCCGAACGCGGTCGCAGCGCTCCCCGGCATGGACCGCGTGACGACAAAGATGATGGAACGACGGATCGCGGACAACGACACCGCGTCCGTCGAGGAACTCGTCGAGACGAGCCTCGAGATGGGCGTGGAGTTCCAGGCCTGTCAGATGACCATCGACCTGCTGGACTACGACGAAGGTGACTTCTACGACGGCGTCACCACCGGCGTCGGAGCCGCGACGGCCCTGCGGGACATGGCGGACGCCGACATCCAGTTGCTGGTCTGA
- a CDS encoding sulfurtransferase TusA family protein, producing MSTEFDIAETLDVKGASCPMPVVKAKAAIDDLAAGDVLEVLATDPGSVSDIDGWAAGTEGVELLDQAEGDDVYTHYVRKTA from the coding sequence ATGAGCACCGAATTCGATATCGCGGAGACGCTCGACGTGAAAGGCGCATCGTGTCCCATGCCCGTGGTGAAGGCGAAGGCCGCCATCGACGACCTGGCCGCCGGCGACGTCCTCGAAGTGCTGGCGACCGACCCCGGCAGCGTGAGCGACATCGACGGGTGGGCGGCCGGAACGGAGGGCGTCGAACTACTCGACCAGGCGGAGGGCGACGACGTGTACACCCACTACGTTCGCAAGACGGCGTGA
- a CDS encoding MBL fold metallo-hydrolase, with protein MNADDFPTPDVAVETVDPESLKDRIDAGEAVTLLDARMGSDYDEWHIDDESVTSINVPYYEFLEDGIDEDVLERVPNDREVTVVCAKGGASEYVAGTLAERGYDVDHLEGGMNGWASIYEAVEVTGYDGAGTLLQYQRPSSGCLGYLLYDGGDAAIIDPLRAFTERYLQDATDLGVDLRYALDTHVHADHVSGVRDLADEGVEGVVPEAAVDRGVTYADDLTTAEDGYTFQVGDATIEAVYTPGHTTGMTSYLVDGSLLATGDGLFVESVARPDLEEGNEGAPDAARRLYESLQERVLALPDDTLVGGAHFSDAADPAADGTYTAPIGDLVEEMDALTMTEYEFVDAVLADMPPRPANYEEIIATNLGRNAVDDEAAFALELGPNNCAASRDSLADD; from the coding sequence ATGAACGCCGACGACTTCCCGACGCCGGACGTCGCCGTGGAAACGGTCGATCCGGAATCGCTGAAGGACCGCATCGACGCCGGAGAGGCGGTCACGCTTCTCGACGCGCGCATGGGGTCCGACTACGACGAGTGGCACATCGACGACGAGAGCGTCACGTCGATCAACGTCCCGTACTACGAGTTCCTCGAGGACGGGATCGACGAGGACGTCCTCGAGCGCGTCCCGAACGACCGCGAGGTGACCGTCGTCTGTGCGAAGGGCGGTGCCAGCGAGTACGTTGCTGGCACGCTCGCGGAACGCGGCTACGACGTGGACCACCTTGAGGGCGGGATGAACGGCTGGGCGAGCATCTACGAGGCCGTCGAAGTCACCGGCTACGACGGTGCCGGCACGCTCCTGCAGTACCAGCGGCCCTCCTCGGGTTGTCTGGGCTATCTCCTCTACGACGGCGGCGACGCCGCGATCATCGACCCGCTGCGGGCGTTCACCGAGCGCTATCTGCAAGACGCCACCGACCTTGGCGTCGACCTCCGGTACGCGCTGGACACGCACGTCCACGCCGACCACGTCTCGGGGGTGCGGGACCTGGCCGACGAAGGCGTCGAGGGCGTCGTCCCCGAAGCGGCCGTCGACCGCGGCGTCACGTACGCGGACGACCTGACCACCGCCGAGGACGGCTACACGTTCCAGGTCGGCGACGCCACCATCGAGGCAGTCTACACGCCGGGGCACACCACGGGGATGACGTCCTACCTCGTCGACGGCAGCCTGCTTGCGACCGGCGACGGCCTCTTCGTCGAGAGCGTCGCCCGCCCCGACCTGGAGGAGGGCAACGAGGGAGCGCCCGACGCGGCGCGACGGCTCTACGAGTCGCTGCAGGAGCGCGTGCTGGCGCTGCCCGACGACACGCTGGTCGGCGGCGCGCACTTCAGCGACGCCGCCGACCCGGCCGCCGACGGCACCTACACCGCGCCCATCGGCGACCTCGTCGAGGAGATGGACGCGCTCACGATGACCGAGTACGAGTTCGTCGACGCCGTGCTCGCGGACATGCCGCCGCGGCCGGCCAACTACGAGGAGATCATCGCGACGAACCTCGGTCGGAACGCCGTCGACGACGAGGCGGCGTTCGCGCTCGAACTCGGCCCGAACAACTGCGCGGCGAGCCGGGACTCGCTCGCGGATGACTGA
- a CDS encoding YeeE/YedE family protein, producing the protein MVTDLVGLQVVAELFPNGVSRYAVGGLLVGLGTVLIYLGTGIHAGASTFLESTLSYVSDRSRFQQYVASRDWRLVFTLGIVLGAGVYAVVYQGGAWTTDVQPWRLLVGGFFVGVGTRVGKGCTSGHGICGVGSASKTSVVGVVTFLAVAIVTAQVVAALGASP; encoded by the coding sequence ATGGTGACTGACCTAGTCGGACTCCAGGTCGTCGCCGAACTGTTCCCGAACGGCGTCAGCCGGTACGCCGTCGGTGGGTTACTCGTGGGGCTCGGCACCGTCCTCATCTACCTCGGGACGGGGATTCACGCGGGGGCGAGCACGTTCCTGGAGTCGACGCTGTCGTACGTCTCGGACCGGTCGCGGTTCCAGCAGTACGTCGCCTCGCGGGACTGGCGGCTCGTGTTCACGCTCGGCATCGTTCTCGGCGCGGGCGTCTACGCCGTCGTCTACCAGGGCGGGGCGTGGACGACGGACGTGCAGCCGTGGCGGCTCCTGGTGGGCGGGTTCTTCGTCGGCGTCGGGACGCGCGTCGGCAAGGGCTGTACGTCCGGCCACGGCATCTGCGGCGTCGGGTCGGCCTCGAAGACGTCAGTCGTCGGCGTCGTGACGTTTCTCGCGGTGGCTATCGTCACCGCACAGGTCGTCGCCGCACTCGGGGCGAGTCCGTAG
- a CDS encoding YeeE/YedE family protein has product MADRHPLFVPLVLVGGLVFGFGLAYSHMARPEVVLDFLQFEDLGLVFVMFGGAAVAGLTFLLAPRLLGRAPLTGDRYERRLKPFDRDVLVGGAVFGVGWGLSGICPGAAYASLGVGNVAILWALAGMFLGAYLQGYWRSRDRAPETAPSGAD; this is encoded by the coding sequence ATGGCGGACCGCCATCCCCTGTTCGTGCCGCTGGTCCTCGTCGGCGGCCTCGTCTTCGGGTTCGGGCTCGCCTACAGCCACATGGCGCGCCCGGAGGTCGTGCTGGACTTCCTCCAGTTCGAGGACCTCGGGCTGGTGTTCGTGATGTTCGGCGGGGCGGCCGTCGCAGGATTGACGTTCCTCCTCGCGCCCCGGCTGCTCGGCCGCGCGCCCCTGACCGGCGACCGCTACGAGCGTCGCCTGAAGCCGTTCGACCGGGACGTGCTCGTCGGCGGCGCGGTCTTCGGCGTCGGCTGGGGCCTCTCCGGCATCTGTCCCGGGGCAGCCTACGCCAGCCTCGGCGTCGGCAACGTCGCCATCCTGTGGGCCCTCGCCGGGATGTTCCTCGGCGCGTACCTCCAGGGCTACTGGCGCAGCCGCGACCGGGCCCCCGAGACCGCCCCGTCGGGCGCGGACTGA
- a CDS encoding inorganic phosphate transporter: MDPALVALFVGAALASLFMAWVIGAGSSGATPFAPAVGANAVGTMRAAFLVGIFGFAGAVTQGSSVSEAVGTGLVGGTSMPVAGVILVLVLGAGLMAVGIVTGYPIATAFTVTGAVIGIGLALGGTPVWPKYRQIAAVWVATPFVGGGIAYVIASVLPRPDVPERYSVPALVGVVAAVLVNVEFGFLGGGSSTGTVRGVGQDVLAVGEWASAVVVTGGAALTVAALVRWDVERDQCGGLQRVLLALGSLVAFSAGGSQVGLAVGPLLPLLGEVGSASTVAVLVGGGLGMLAGSWTGAPRMIKSLARDYSSLGPRRAISALVPSFLIAQLAVLLGVPVSFNEIVVSAIIGSGAAVGGQAAVDARKILVTLCAWAGSFALSFVLAYAAGRLLL, encoded by the coding sequence ATGGACCCCGCTCTCGTCGCCCTCTTCGTCGGTGCCGCGCTCGCCAGCCTGTTCATGGCCTGGGTCATCGGTGCCGGGTCGAGCGGTGCGACCCCGTTTGCCCCCGCCGTTGGAGCGAACGCCGTGGGGACGATGCGGGCCGCCTTTCTGGTCGGCATCTTCGGGTTCGCCGGCGCCGTCACCCAGGGTAGCAGCGTCTCGGAGGCCGTCGGGACCGGGCTCGTCGGCGGGACGAGCATGCCGGTCGCCGGCGTCATCCTCGTGCTGGTGCTGGGTGCCGGACTGATGGCGGTCGGCATCGTCACTGGGTACCCGATCGCGACCGCGTTCACCGTGACCGGTGCCGTCATCGGCATCGGCCTCGCGCTCGGCGGGACGCCGGTCTGGCCGAAGTATCGCCAGATCGCCGCCGTCTGGGTGGCGACCCCGTTCGTCGGCGGCGGGATCGCGTACGTCATCGCGAGTGTTCTCCCGCGCCCCGACGTGCCCGAGCGGTACAGCGTGCCCGCGCTCGTCGGGGTCGTCGCCGCCGTCCTCGTGAACGTCGAGTTCGGGTTCCTCGGCGGGGGCAGTTCCACCGGGACCGTCCGGGGAGTCGGCCAGGACGTGCTGGCGGTCGGCGAGTGGGCGTCGGCTGTCGTCGTCACCGGCGGTGCGGCCCTGACCGTCGCCGCCCTGGTCCGGTGGGACGTCGAACGGGACCAGTGCGGGGGGTTGCAGCGCGTGCTGCTCGCGCTCGGGTCGCTCGTCGCGTTCTCCGCGGGCGGCAGTCAGGTAGGACTCGCGGTCGGGCCGCTGCTTCCCCTCCTCGGCGAAGTCGGGTCGGCGTCGACGGTCGCGGTGCTGGTCGGCGGCGGTCTGGGGATGCTCGCGGGATCGTGGACGGGTGCCCCCAGGATGATCAAGTCACTCGCACGGGACTACTCGTCGCTGGGGCCGCGGCGCGCCATCTCCGCGCTCGTCCCGTCGTTTCTGATCGCACAGCTAGCCGTCCTGCTCGGCGTCCCCGTGTCGTTCAACGAGATCGTGGTCAGCGCGATCATCGGGAGCGGTGCCGCCGTCGGGGGCCAGGCCGCGGTCGACGCGCGAAAGATCCTCGTGACGCTTTGCGCGTGGGCCGGGTCGTTCGCGCTCTCGTTCGTGCTCGCGTACGCCGCCGGGAGGCTCCTCCTGTAA
- a CDS encoding ABC transporter substrate-binding protein, producing the protein MVDDSIGRGIPTRREFIQGGSGLVAGGMLAGCTSTGGSQESGDGTDGSYTVSMAPMGETEFDAVPESIFTRLTHLAGMAFALGRGNDVNAMHAPDYYDQLWNQYTPHLDGVSLDWSGLYSSWDPDKEKLYDLNSDVHLADPASVFALQSWNMEDIEEIGSDVGPWFGNQFSDSHGTPPEEWVDDYEYYGLWEMFERVAAVFQEEARYEALAGIHDDLLNTLESVLPPESERPTAVLIGASDLDSIYAYPLDDPGFLTAHVSPLEPVSAFSDEVGSTTQIGMEALLEANPDVIFALGGMHPQTSIGAIRSGLADDAAGSQLPAVQNDRVYAQGARYQGPILNLFQLEMTAKQLYPDAFGEWPTYTEGPYPEIPEEEQLFDRDRVAAVIRGEFDQ; encoded by the coding sequence ATGGTCGACGATTCGATCGGACGCGGGATACCGACGCGGAGGGAGTTCATACAGGGCGGCAGCGGGCTCGTCGCCGGCGGGATGCTCGCCGGCTGTACCAGCACCGGCGGGTCACAGGAGTCCGGAGACGGGACGGACGGCTCGTACACCGTGTCGATGGCCCCGATGGGCGAGACCGAGTTCGACGCCGTGCCCGAGAGCATCTTCACCCGGCTCACGCACCTCGCGGGGATGGCGTTCGCGCTCGGGCGCGGCAACGACGTGAACGCGATGCACGCGCCCGACTACTACGACCAGCTCTGGAACCAGTACACCCCGCACCTCGACGGCGTCTCGCTCGATTGGTCCGGCCTCTACTCCTCGTGGGACCCCGACAAGGAGAAGCTCTACGACCTGAACAGCGACGTCCACCTGGCCGACCCGGCGAGCGTGTTCGCCCTCCAGAGCTGGAACATGGAGGACATCGAGGAGATAGGGTCCGACGTCGGGCCGTGGTTCGGCAACCAGTTCAGCGACTCGCACGGCACGCCGCCCGAGGAGTGGGTCGACGACTACGAGTACTACGGCCTTTGGGAGATGTTCGAGCGCGTCGCGGCGGTGTTTCAGGAGGAAGCCCGGTACGAAGCGCTCGCCGGGATCCACGATGACCTCCTGAACACGCTCGAATCGGTGCTCCCGCCCGAATCAGAGCGACCGACCGCGGTGCTCATCGGGGCCAGCGACCTCGACAGCATCTACGCGTACCCGCTCGACGACCCCGGCTTCCTGACGGCCCACGTCAGCCCGCTGGAGCCGGTGAGCGCGTTCAGCGACGAGGTCGGGTCGACGACGCAGATCGGGATGGAGGCGCTCCTCGAAGCCAACCCGGACGTGATCTTCGCGCTCGGCGGGATGCACCCCCAGACCAGCATCGGGGCGATCCGGAGCGGCCTCGCGGACGACGCGGCCGGGAGCCAGCTCCCCGCCGTGCAGAACGACCGCGTGTACGCCCAGGGGGCGCGCTACCAGGGGCCGATCCTGAACCTGTTCCAGCTGGAGATGACCGCCAAACAGCTGTACCCCGACGCGTTCGGCGAGTGGCCGACCTACACCGAGGGGCCGTATCCCGAGATCCCCGAGGAGGAACAACTGTTCGACCGTGACCGGGTCGCGGCGGTCATCAGGGGCGAATTCGACCAGTAA
- a CDS encoding MBL fold metallo-hydrolase, producing MTGASVQLIRNATVLVDVGDTTFLVDPMFTPQGENPPVPNSPNDRKNPLVPMPDVDLTYDAVVVTHRHPDHWDEAASEELDADVPLLCQPEEAEAFADEGFTDVRPVDDETTFDGVTVHRTPGRHGHGDLAEEMGPVSGFVFAADETVYVAGDTVWYGPVEETLDRFEPDLVVLNGGEARFVEGDPITMGVEDVAAVREATDAAVVVVHMEAINHCLLSREELRAGTADVSVPEDGERVGL from the coding sequence ATGACTGGTGCCAGCGTGCAGTTGATCCGCAACGCAACGGTTCTCGTGGACGTCGGCGACACGACGTTCCTCGTCGACCCGATGTTCACGCCGCAGGGGGAGAACCCGCCCGTGCCGAACTCGCCGAACGACCGAAAGAACCCGCTCGTCCCGATGCCCGACGTCGATCTCACCTACGACGCCGTGGTCGTCACGCACCGCCACCCCGACCACTGGGACGAGGCGGCAAGCGAGGAACTCGACGCCGACGTCCCCCTCCTTTGCCAACCCGAGGAGGCGGAGGCCTTCGCCGACGAGGGGTTCACCGACGTGCGGCCTGTCGACGACGAGACCACCTTCGACGGCGTGACGGTCCACCGGACGCCGGGCCGACACGGACACGGCGACCTGGCCGAGGAGATGGGGCCGGTTTCGGGGTTCGTCTTCGCGGCCGACGAGACGGTGTACGTCGCCGGCGACACGGTCTGGTACGGGCCGGTCGAGGAGACGCTCGACCGGTTCGAGCCCGACCTGGTCGTCCTCAACGGCGGCGAAGCGCGGTTCGTGGAGGGCGATCCCATCACGATGGGCGTCGAGGACGTCGCCGCCGTCCGCGAGGCAACGGACGCAGCGGTCGTCGTCGTCCACATGGAGGCGATCAATCACTGCTTGCTGTCGCGCGAGGAACTGCGGGCGGGGACGGCGGACGTGTCCGTCCCCGAGGACGGCGAGCGGGTCGGGCTGTAA
- a CDS encoding helix-turn-helix domain-containing protein: MRYLTALVKPNDGGAFHPLGGKLAEAASIERRAIHRIELLGDDTVLLFAEASGSQERYRQIMDDSPYVIEYLTAGEDRWMAVSQFEPTEPVRRALRLQRESLLVLDTPFHFTSENHLEVTYLGTEDAFRDLFEYAEGTESIGFEVLETGEYEADGSSLRGTITSRQEEVLEAAVDLGYYREPRQASLADVGDAVGISPATVGEHLRKVEERVFRGIVR; the protein is encoded by the coding sequence ATGCGATACCTCACGGCGCTGGTCAAGCCGAACGACGGCGGCGCGTTCCATCCGCTCGGGGGGAAACTGGCGGAGGCCGCCTCCATCGAGCGGCGGGCGATCCACCGTATCGAACTCCTCGGCGACGACACCGTGTTGCTGTTCGCCGAGGCCAGCGGCAGTCAGGAACGGTACAGGCAGATTATGGACGACTCCCCCTACGTTATCGAGTATCTCACCGCCGGCGAGGACCGCTGGATGGCGGTGAGTCAGTTCGAACCGACGGAACCGGTCCGACGGGCGCTCCGGCTTCAGCGGGAATCGCTTCTGGTGCTCGACACGCCGTTTCATTTCACCTCCGAGAACCATCTGGAGGTCACGTATCTGGGAACCGAAGACGCGTTCCGGGACCTGTTCGAATACGCCGAGGGGACGGAGTCGATCGGGTTCGAAGTCCTCGAAACGGGCGAGTACGAGGCCGACGGGTCGTCGCTCAGGGGGACGATCACGTCCCGGCAGGAGGAGGTGCTCGAGGCGGCGGTCGATCTGGGGTACTACCGCGAACCCCGGCAGGCGTCGCTCGCGGACGTCGGCGATGCCGTCGGTATCTCCCCGGCAACGGTGGGCGAACACCTCCGAAAGGTCGAGGAACGGGTGTTTCGCGGGATCGTTCGCTGA